One region of Malania oleifera isolate guangnan ecotype guangnan chromosome 6, ASM2987363v1, whole genome shotgun sequence genomic DNA includes:
- the LOC131157661 gene encoding cytochrome P450 734A1-like, with protein MRGYLNWVAMLLVAIYLLQLLVVKVVVNLWWRPRKIELHFSKQGIKGPPYRFFVGNIKELVGLMLKASSHPMPLSHNILPRVLSFYHHWHKIYGATFLVWFGPTARLMVSDPVLIREILGSKEELYEKNESHPLVRKLEGDGLLTLKGQKWAHHRKIITPTFYMANLNLMIPVMGKSVTEMLDKWSALMSDSGGKLEIEISECFQTLTEEVVTRTVFGSSCEDGKAIFRLQAQQMVFAVEAFQKIFIPGYRFLPTKKNRSSWKLDREVRKSLMKLVERRRRDNSLNEMSEACPKDLLELMIRASMNEGDRYSSCRFASGPSITVNDIVEECKSFFFAGKHTTSNLLTWTTILLAMHPQWQESAREEVLSQCGARDIPSKDDVAKLKTLDMILNESLRLYPPAVATIRRAKVDMDLGGCQIPRGTELLVPIIAVHHDPGLWGYDATEFNPTRFANGVSRAAKHPTAFMPFGLGPRRCIGRNLAIFQAKLVMAMILRKFSFDLAPSYKHAPTVLMLLHPQYGAPIIFRELSNPLSL; from the exons ATGAGAGGGTACTTGAACTGGGTGGCGATGCTTTTGGTGGCAATATATCTGCTGCAGCTGCTTGTCGTGAAGGTCGTCGTTAATCTATGGTGGCGACCCAGAAAAATAGAGCTGCACTTCTCAAAGCAAGGGATCAAGGGTCCCCCATACCGTTTCTTCGTAGGCAACATCAAAGAGCTCGTGGGGCTGATGCTGAAGGCCTCCTCCCACCCCATGCCCCTCTCCCATAACATCCTCCCCCGAGTCCTCTCCTTCTACCACCACTGGCACAAAATCTACG GTGCAACCTTTCTGGTGTGGTTCGGACCCACGGCTCGGCTGATGGTGTCGGATCCGGTGCTGATTCGAGAAATCTTGGGTTCGAAAGAGGAATTGTATGAGAAAAACGAGTCGCATCCGCTGGTGAGGAAGCTAGAAGGAGATGGGCTGCTAACCCTCAAAGGACAAAAATGGGCTCACCACCGGAAGATTATCACTCCTACCTTTTACATGGCTAATCTCAAC CTAATGATCCCAGTGATGGGAAAAAGCGTGACCGAAATGCTGGACAAGTGGTCGGCGTTAATGTCAGATTCTGGAGGGAAGCTTGAGATCGAAATCTCGGAGTGCTTTCAAACTCTCACCGAAGAAGTCGTCACTCGAACCGTTTTCGGAAGCAGCTGCGAGGACGGCAAAGCCATTTTCCGATTACAAGCCCAGCAAATGGTCTTCGCCGTCGAAGCTTTCCAGAAAATTTTCATCCCCGGATATCG aTTTTTGCCCACGAAAAAGAACAGGAGTTCGTGGAAATTGGACAGGGAAGTTCGAAAATCACTGATGAAGCTCGTGGAACGACGTCGGAGAGACAACTCGCTAAACGAAATGTCGGAGGCGTGTCCGAAGGATTTGTTGGAACTGATGATCAGGGCTAGCATGAACGAGGGAGATCGATATTCCAGCTGTCGTTTCGCATCGGGACCTTCGATCACCGTCAACGACATCGTTGAAGAATGCAAGAGCTTCTTTTTCGCGGGGAAACATACGACGTCGAATTTGTTGACGTGGACGACCATCCTCTTGGCGATGCACCCCCAATGGCAGGAATCGGCACGTGAGGAGGTCTTGTCCCAGTGCGGGGCACGTGACATCCCCTCCAAGGACGACGTCGCCAAGCTTAAGACG TTGGACATGATTCTAAATGAATCCTTGAGACTATACCCACCTGCTGTGGCTACAATTAGGCGTGCCAAAGTTGACATGGACCTGGGAGGATGCCAAATCCCACGAGGAACCGAACTACTGGTCCCGATCATAGCCGTTCATCATGATCCAGGACTCTGGGGCTACGATGCCACTGAATTCAATCCAACTCGGTTCGCAAATGGAGTGAGTCGAGCTGCAAAGCATCCAACGGCATTCATGCCATTCGGGCTTGGGCCCCGTCGATGCATTGGTCGAAATCTCGCGATATTTCAAGCAAAGTTAGTGATGGCCATGATTTTGCGTAAATTCTCGTTTGATCTTGCCCCTAGCTACAAGCATGCTCCAACTGTGTTGATGCTCCTCCACCCACAATATGGTGCACCCATTATCTTTCGAGAATTATCGAATCCCTTATCCCTTTAA